The region ACCAGCACGAGCTCCTTGGCGAGTCCGACCGCGGCGTTGCGCAGCTCGGTGGCGCGCACCGCGCCCCAGTCGGCGGGGTGCGTCAGCACCAGCAGGTCGACCACCGCGCCGCCGGCGTAGCGGCGGGCCTCGCCGACCGCGCGCTGCAGCACCGAGCGCACCACGTCGCCGACTTTCATGACGGTGCTGCCCAGCAGCAGCTCCCCCTCGTCGATGCGCCGCTTGGGGTGGGGTTCGAAGCGCGAGGGGTCGACGGCGGCCTGCCGTTCGGCCTCGTGCCCGACGAACAGCGTGCCGTCCGGGGCCGCGAACACCGCGGACGGGACCAGCGGCTGGCCGTCGATCACGACGACATGCGGTTCTCCGCCGCCGACCGACACCACGGTGCAGGTGCTCGACGTGCCGAAGTCGATCGAGACGTGCAGGGACACCCAGAACTCCTTCACCGCCGGCGGCTCGTGAGCTCCCCCGGCGTATGTCGTCCGGCCACCGCGGTACGCGGCCCGGCCGGTTCCCCCGCGCACCCTAGATGTTGCGGGTGCGAGCGCTACAACAGTCTGCCCCGGATCGGGTGACCTTCGCGAGCATCTTGCGAAGTCCGGGGCTCGCGGCGCCGATGCGCGGCAGGAAGGCGAAGCAGGCGAATCGCACCAAACCGTCTATGTCGGCGGACATCACGGCGGTCCGGGGACTGACGGGCTCTCAGACGACGATGACCACGGAGCACTCCGCTGCGGGCGAAGCCTCGCCCGTCGTCTTCCCAGGCCGCTAGCGGGCGGCGCCGCGGACTTCGGCCACCCGGTTCTCCAGCGCGCTGGTGATGTCGGCCGGCCCCAGCGGCGCGACGACCAGTTCGGGTTCGTTGCCGCTGCGTTGCCGCTGGCTGAACCCGTACCGGCCCATCGGCTCGAAGGCGTCGAACCACTTCAGAGGACGGGAGCGGCGCGTGTGGCCCATCCGATCGCGCAGGTTGGCGGTGAACTGGCCGTCCCGGAAGTGCTGGGCGTCGACCATCTCACGCAGCACCCGCTCTCCGGGCTGCCGCCGCCGCGTGCTGGAGTCCATCAGGTCGACGTCTTCGTAGCTCTCGTCCTGCCGGGGCGCGAACGCGCTGACCGGCACCGCAACGGTCGGACGGTGCCCCGGCGGCGCGGCCGGCATCCCCTGCACCGCGGCGGCGGCGACCGACGTCCGCTGGTGCACCGAGATCTGGAGATCACCACCGTGCGACTCGGTCTCGCCGGGAGCCTGAACCAGCAGGATCGAGGCGCTTTCGGCCACCACCGAAAGCAACCGCGCCGGTGAGGGGTTGGTGTCATCAGGCATCCACAGCCCCTCGACCCACAGGCCGGGCTTTGCGATCCGCGCCAGCACGTCGGCGAAACGCGGAGCCAGGCCGGTCCCCGACAGCAGGCCCGCCGCTTCCAGCTCGGGCAGCGTGCGCTGTTTTAGCACGGCCCGCTCTTCCATCGTCTGGCCGTGCGAGCGGACCGCGACCGGGAACGGCTGCTCGTCGAAGCCGCCGATCTCCCAGCACAGGTCGAACCAAAGCGGTGGCAGCCGCCATCGCTCGGACACATTTCCCCCTAGTAGCAATGGAAAGCGTGGTCCTCACCGACCGATGCGGCTGGTGAGGACCACAGCTCATTCACCGAAGACCGGCGGCGCGGTCCTGGGCATCCCGTCGGTCCAGACGTCCTGGTCTTCGATGAGCCAGCTCGGACGCTCGTGTTCCAGGTCATCGCCGGTCTCACCGCCACGACCGGCACCGGCGCCGCCACCCATCGCGCCGCCGGCACCGCGGCCACCCGCGCCACCGGCGCCCTTCGCCCCGACTCCACCGGCAGCACCGGCGCCCGCGCCGAGGCCGCCTGCTCCAGCGCGACCGCCCGCACCGACACCGGGGCCGCCACCGGCGCGAGCGCCGACACCGGACCCCATACCGCCGCGGCCCGCACCCGCACCGCCACCGGCGGTGGGGCCCCCACCAGGACCAGGCCCGGTGACGAAGGCACCAGGCGGCTGGGAGCCCGGCACGCCTGGGCCACCTGGCACGGGGCCGTTCGGCGGGAAGGCCGGGGTGCGCGGCTGGTCCGCCCACTGCGATCCGGAACCGGCGGGACTATCGACTGAAGGCAGGTTCGGCGCGCCACCGCCCGACCCGATCCCTCCCGGATTCGAGCCGCCCGGCGTGGTGCCGGACGGGTTGAACGCCCGTCCCGGCGTTTGCCCGGACACCGACGGGTCCTGCCCCGCCGGGATGTTCGACCGGCCCGGCGGCGGGGGCGGAGGCGGTGGCGGGTTCAGCGGGTCGACCGGAGGCGGCAGCGACGGAGTGCTGCCGTCCACAGCGGTGTAGCCGGGGCTGTAGACGTTCTCCGCGATGGCGCGGGCGCGCTTCTCGTCCTCGGAGCGCTCCTTCATCTGCATCGCCGCGTCCATCATGGCGAAGCCGCCGCCGGTCATCCCGCCCATGCCGCCGGCCAGCAGCGACCGCGCGGTCCCGCCCTCGTTCGGCGGCTGGATCGACGCCTTGGTCTGCTCGGCGGCGAGCCCGGCTTCCTGCACCTTGAGCCCGGTCATCCGCACCGAGTCGCCGAAGGACTGCCCCCACTGCTGCAACGGCTGTGCGGCGTTGAGCCCGGCATCCGCCGCCTGACCCCGCATCCCGTCACCAGCGGCGTCACGGGCCTGTTTGTCCAGGTCGGCGAAGACCTCGGCGATCTCCTCGCCGAGCTTCGCCCACGCGCGGCCGGACGCCTGGATGTCGTCGGGCTTCAACGACTCCTTGAGCTGGGTCGCCAACCGCTGGTGATCCCATTCCTTCCAGTTGTCGTGCTGCTGGATCGACGCCGGATCGGTGCCCGCGACTTCCAGACCCCGCTGCTTGGCGGCGAGGTCTGCCCGCCCCTTCTCAGCGGCGGCAAGCGCAGCTTTCTGCGCGACGATGTCCGCCTGCTGCGCACGCGTGTTGCCGCCGGTGAACGACTGGTACATGTCGTAGGCACCATCGGCAACAGCCTTGAACGGGTTGTCCACGCCTTCCTCCCCCTCCGGCGTTACTTACTTCGGCAGCTTCGGCTCGATCTGCTGCGCGATCTCAAGAGCCTTCGCGCACGGGTCGTTGCCCTGGATCTGGTCGGAGCTGTAGGTGACCTGGGCGATAACAGAGCCACCGCCAGCTTCGACGATCTGACGACACACTCCCTGCCCCATTCCACCGGCAGCGACCCCGCTGATCCCCCGCCTGGACGCCACCTGGTTGTTCTCGAACTTGTCGAAGTTGTTCCGACGTCCTTCCCAATAGGACAGATCCCGCCCGTCGGCCTTGAGGAGCGTAAGAACCAGGTCCTCACTGTCGAAGTCGCAACCGACTTCCCCGACTCCCTGGTCCACCGGCGCCCCCGGAGCTTCGACACCTTGCGCCTGCAACTGCTCAGCGCTCAAGGCCGTGCACGGGTCGAAGTTCGCCAATCCGGGCTCTTTCGGCCCTTCACTGGTAGGAGTCGGCCCGGCGCTTGGTCCACCGCACCCAGCGAGCAGAAGACCCGCAGAAGCGAGCACGGCGGCGACCGTGGTTCGTGTTGTACGCATACCCACCATCAGATCAGATTTTCCGTCCCAGATTCCGGGCGCTCTCTTCGTCTGTGTTCCGCATCTCCTTGGCGGAATCCCTATAGGCTTGAGCCATATTCCGCAAGATCGTCTCCATCTTTCGGAGAATCTGGATCAAGCCTGCATCTGGGTCGCCCTCAGTGCCGCGGACTTTCTCGTTGAACTTCTTCTCCATCGAACGTCCGATGAAGCAGTCACCGTAGGCACCGTTGACAATCAACTCTTGGGCACGGGCCACCTTCGTCCGTACCTTGTCCGCCTTGTCGTCGTAGACCTTGGCGACGCGCTCGGCGGCTTCCGGGTCCATGACCAGGTGGCCCGAGTCCACTGCTGCCCGCAGGCCCTGCGCCTGGCCCGCCAACGCCCCTGCCTGCTGGGCGAAGCCCTCCATCCCCGTTGTCAACGGAGCCCCCTCCACGACCGTGATCGGCGGTGATCAACCCCTCCGTAGATCACCGCCGTGGAGACTACCGAGAGCCTTGGGGGCGCGGACCCCGATCCCGAACATCTCACTCAAATCACCCGGACAGCGCAGTCACCAGCGCTGATCGCGCATCGCGGCCACGAACGAAGCCCACTTACGGCGCTGGAAGACCAGCGTCCCGCCGTCGCGGTCCTTCGTATCACGTACCCCGACGAAACCTGGAGCGGAGCCGACCTCGACGCAGTCGGCCTGAGCACCGCTATAGCTCGACTTCCGCCATCCGGA is a window of Saccharopolyspora erythraea NRRL 2338 DNA encoding:
- a CDS encoding ESX secretion-associated protein EspG, coding for MSERWRLPPLWFDLCWEIGGFDEQPFPVAVRSHGQTMEERAVLKQRTLPELEAAGLLSGTGLAPRFADVLARIAKPGLWVEGLWMPDDTNPSPARLLSVVAESASILLVQAPGETESHGGDLQISVHQRTSVAAAAVQGMPAAPPGHRPTVAVPVSAFAPRQDESYEDVDLMDSSTRRRQPGERVLREMVDAQHFRDGQFTANLRDRMGHTRRSRPLKWFDAFEPMGRYGFSQRQRSGNEPELVVAPLGPADITSALENRVAEVRGAAR
- a CDS encoding DUF3558 domain-containing protein, which translates into the protein MVGMRTTRTTVAAVLASAGLLLAGCGGPSAGPTPTSEGPKEPGLANFDPCTALSAEQLQAQGVEAPGAPVDQGVGEVGCDFDSEDLVLTLLKADGRDLSYWEGRRNNFDKFENNQVASRRGISGVAAGGMGQGVCRQIVEAGGGSVIAQVTYSSDQIQGNDPCAKALEIAQQIEPKLPK
- a CDS encoding DUF397 domain-containing protein, coding for MTGELSGWRKSSYSGAQADCVEVGSAPGFVGVRDTKDRDGGTLVFQRRKWASFVAAMRDQRW